From Vibrio artabrorum, a single genomic window includes:
- a CDS encoding TrkH family potassium uptake protein, producing MVNFRPILLVIGLVLSKLALFMYIPTLVAFFTGTDGFLEFGQSVVITHLVAFICLNLGRSAKFRLGVRDMFLITSLVWTIASAFAALPFVFINHISFTDAYFETMSGITTTGSTVLSGLDSMAPSILLWRSILQWLGGIGFIVMAVAVLPMLNVGGMRLFQTESSDWSDKSSPRAKTVAKNIVAVYLVLTGLCWVSYVLAGMSAFDAINHAFTTLSTGGYSTSDGSMNHFSNSAHWVGTVFMFLGGLPFLLFVSALRGRKLSILYKDAQVRGFTYLFLVTSAVISTWLVTRDGYNVMDALRVSMFNIVSIVTTTGFGLEDFTAWGALPSTLFAFLMMAGACSGSTSGGIKIFRFQIAMTMLHKQLMKLIHPSGVFVQRYNQRPVNDDIVRSIVAFGLMFFITIILISGALSAMGLDPLTSISGAITAVANVGPGMGSVIGPTGNFAPLPDTAKWLLSLGMLMGRLEILTLIVLFFPAFWRS from the coding sequence ATGGTCAACTTTCGTCCAATATTATTAGTGATAGGGTTGGTATTATCAAAACTCGCCCTTTTCATGTACATCCCAACATTGGTTGCCTTCTTTACCGGTACCGATGGTTTTCTCGAATTTGGTCAATCGGTAGTGATCACGCACCTCGTGGCGTTCATCTGCTTGAATTTGGGTCGCTCTGCTAAGTTTCGATTAGGGGTGCGAGACATGTTCTTGATCACCTCTCTGGTCTGGACCATTGCCAGTGCCTTTGCCGCACTCCCTTTTGTGTTCATTAACCACATCAGCTTCACTGACGCCTACTTTGAGACCATGTCTGGTATCACCACGACCGGTTCCACCGTGCTCAGTGGCTTAGACAGCATGGCACCAAGCATTCTATTATGGCGTTCCATATTGCAGTGGTTAGGTGGCATTGGCTTTATCGTGATGGCGGTAGCGGTGCTGCCTATGCTTAACGTCGGCGGGATGCGCCTGTTCCAAACAGAATCCTCCGATTGGTCAGATAAAAGCAGCCCACGAGCGAAAACGGTCGCCAAGAATATCGTGGCGGTTTATCTCGTTCTGACTGGCCTATGCTGGGTAAGTTACGTATTGGCAGGCATGAGCGCCTTTGACGCGATCAATCACGCCTTTACCACGTTATCAACGGGTGGTTACTCAACTTCAGATGGCTCAATGAACCACTTCTCAAACAGCGCTCATTGGGTGGGGACTGTATTCATGTTCCTTGGTGGCCTGCCGTTCTTACTGTTTGTTAGTGCCCTACGCGGTAGAAAACTCTCGATACTCTACAAAGACGCACAAGTGAGAGGTTTCACGTACCTATTCTTAGTCACTAGCGCCGTAATCTCCACATGGTTAGTGACAAGAGATGGCTATAACGTCATGGATGCTTTGCGTGTCTCAATGTTTAACATTGTATCAATCGTAACGACAACCGGCTTTGGCTTAGAAGATTTTACCGCGTGGGGGGCACTGCCGAGTACACTGTTTGCGTTTTTAATGATGGCAGGGGCCTGCTCAGGTTCAACCTCGGGCGGCATTAAAATATTCCGTTTCCAAATTGCGATGACCATGCTTCACAAGCAGTTAATGAAGTTAATTCACCCATCAGGAGTATTTGTTCAACGCTACAATCAACGGCCAGTAAACGACGATATCGTACGATCTATAGTGGCTTTTGGTTTGATGTTCTTCATCACGATCATCTTAATTTCAGGCGCGCTGAGTGCCATGGGGTTGGATCCTTTAACCAGTATATCTGGTGCGATTACAGCCGTTGCCAATGTGGGTCCAGGCATGGGTAGCGTCATTGGTCCAACGGGTAACTTTGCTCCACTGCCAGACACCGCAAAGTGGCTATTAAGTTTGGGTATGCTGATGGGACGACTCGAAATACTTACGTTAATCGTTCTCTTTTTTCCAGCCTTTTGGCGAAGTTAG
- a CDS encoding DUF3157 family protein translates to MKSYLLIASTLLSSSAFANQIVTLQNGKQIQLNDDFTWQYVAPQPAEEDITTSEITQPVIAVPVVPAPVATNVRGTTMVVDSQKPSLQLSQSGVDVVLGASHYEDGELIIPTAITNQGSQAVILVSLQLDVYSPSGERLTEQTVTVWKSIKRMADTYLRPKTNAEGTSIKLAVEQHPKYQIKAEIVEVLTR, encoded by the coding sequence ATGAAATCATACTTACTTATTGCCAGCACACTGCTGAGCAGTTCAGCGTTCGCCAACCAGATAGTGACTCTGCAAAATGGAAAACAGATACAGCTGAACGATGATTTTACTTGGCAATATGTGGCGCCACAGCCAGCGGAAGAAGATATAACAACATCAGAGATTACTCAGCCTGTTATAGCCGTGCCTGTTGTGCCAGCCCCGGTTGCGACTAACGTGCGCGGCACAACAATGGTTGTTGATAGCCAAAAGCCAAGCCTGCAGCTATCTCAATCAGGGGTTGATGTGGTACTAGGCGCTAGCCACTATGAGGATGGTGAATTGATCATCCCTACAGCTATCACCAACCAAGGCTCTCAGGCGGTTATCTTAGTCTCTTTGCAATTAGACGTGTACTCACCGAGTGGCGAACGATTAACAGAGCAAACGGTAACCGTTTGGAAATCGATTAAGCGGATGGCTGACACCTACCTTCGACCTAAAACGAATGCCGAAGGTACCTCGATCAAGCTAGCAGTAGAACAGCACCCTAAGTACCAAATCAAAGCAGAAATCGTTGAAGTGCTGACTCGTTAA
- the trhA gene encoding PAQR family membrane homeostasis protein TrhA: protein MSASSASEYSDIEERANAITHGLGVLLGVIGLILLLVRAFDSQADLLTVASMTVYGSSIILLFLASTLYHSITTEKTKRLLKTLDHCAIYLLIAGSYTPFLLVSLRTPLAMGLMAVIWSIALVGIIMKIFFVYRFKRLSLVTYLAMGWLSLIVVYQLAMNIEMGGLVLLALGGVIYSLGVIFYVAKRIPYNHAIWHLFVLAGCACHFLAIYLYVTPV, encoded by the coding sequence ATGTCTGCGTCATCTGCCAGCGAATACAGCGACATCGAAGAACGCGCGAATGCGATAACCCATGGCTTGGGCGTCTTGCTCGGCGTGATTGGCTTGATTTTGTTGCTGGTTCGCGCCTTTGATTCCCAAGCTGACCTATTGACCGTTGCCAGTATGACGGTTTACGGCAGCAGTATTATCCTGCTCTTCCTTGCTTCGACACTGTACCATTCGATCACGACAGAAAAGACCAAGCGTTTACTCAAAACCCTTGACCACTGTGCCATTTATTTGCTGATTGCTGGCAGCTATACACCATTTCTATTGGTGAGTTTAAGAACACCACTTGCGATGGGTTTGATGGCGGTGATCTGGAGTATCGCGCTGGTGGGTATCATCATGAAGATTTTCTTCGTCTACCGATTTAAGCGTTTGTCATTAGTGACGTATTTAGCTATGGGTTGGTTGTCGTTGATCGTGGTGTACCAACTGGCGATGAACATCGAGATGGGCGGCTTAGTCTTGTTAGCACTCGGAGGTGTGATCTACTCTTTAGGTGTAATTTTCTATGTGGCAAAACGTATCCCATACAATCATGCCATTTGGCATTTGTTTGTATTAGCGGGTTGCGCTTGCCATTTCTTGGCAATTTACTTGTACGTAACTCCGGTTTAA
- a CDS encoding sporulation protein, producing the protein MSFLKKTLASFCIGSAKVDSVLQQEVLYPGQKASIIVHVYGGAQPQEIDNIDLNLCCRYIKEITTNSQRQEGGQTRRMHQTYSLAKWSLPYAFVIQPGESRNFECEFDVPLNTPITIGDSKVWLETGLDIAMSIDPSDKDILTVRPDALLDGIFNELEAQGLRIRQVECEAVEGFELPFVQEFEFVPTTGPYHGRWRELEVVAHRDDTELKLWFEIDRNRDGAKGMLASLLGMGQLQRQLSVPLDISPEEAGKRVLEYLDNAS; encoded by the coding sequence ATGTCGTTCTTAAAGAAAACGCTAGCAAGTTTTTGTATTGGATCTGCCAAGGTGGATTCTGTATTGCAACAGGAAGTGCTTTATCCAGGGCAAAAGGCGAGCATTATTGTGCATGTGTATGGTGGCGCTCAACCGCAGGAGATAGATAATATCGATCTCAATTTGTGTTGTCGTTACATCAAAGAAATTACGACGAATTCACAAAGGCAGGAGGGCGGTCAAACACGCCGAATGCACCAGACATACTCTTTAGCAAAATGGAGTCTGCCGTACGCCTTTGTGATTCAGCCTGGAGAAAGCCGTAATTTTGAGTGCGAATTTGATGTGCCGTTGAACACTCCAATTACGATTGGTGACTCAAAGGTGTGGCTTGAAACCGGTTTAGATATTGCCATGTCAATTGATCCATCAGACAAGGATATTCTGACGGTTCGCCCTGATGCGTTGCTCGATGGCATTTTTAACGAACTCGAAGCTCAAGGTTTACGCATTCGCCAAGTTGAGTGTGAAGCGGTAGAAGGCTTTGAGTTGCCGTTTGTCCAAGAGTTCGAATTTGTGCCTACGACTGGCCCTTATCATGGCCGTTGGCGTGAGCTGGAAGTAGTGGCTCATCGAGATGATACCGAGCTGAAGTTGTGGTTTGAGATAGACCGTAATCGCGACGGTGCAAAAGGCATGTTGGCGAGCTTACTCGGAATGGGTCAGCTACAGCGTCAATTGAGTGTGCCATTGGATATCTCACCAGAAGAGGCAGGCAAGCGGGTACTTGAATACTTAGATAATGCCTCTTAG
- a CDS encoding YihD family protein, which translates to MKCHRIEELLELMEPEWQKDQELNLLEFIIKLSKEAGYQGKLEELTDDVLIYHLKMRNSEKDEMIPGLKKDQEDDFKTAILKARGLL; encoded by the coding sequence ATGAAGTGTCACCGCATTGAAGAACTGCTTGAACTGATGGAGCCTGAATGGCAGAAAGATCAAGAGCTTAACCTATTAGAGTTTATCATTAAGCTGTCAAAAGAAGCGGGCTACCAAGGCAAGCTTGAAGAACTGACTGACGATGTTCTTATCTACCACCTAAAAATGCGCAACAGCGAAAAAGATGAAATGATCCCAGGTCTAAAAAAAGACCAAGAAGATGATTTCAAAACCGCGATTCTAAAAGCGCGTGGCCTTCTTTAA
- the ccoG gene encoding cytochrome c oxidase accessory protein CcoG, producing the protein MSQDKIDIKDVTPKTFNPKTHKGNGDRFNPSNRIYVRESKGKFQQLRRYGGWFLLLLFALIPWIPFGERQAILLDIGNQQFNFFGTTLYPQDLTLLAIVFMIAAFGLFFITTFLGRVWCGYLCPQTVWTFMYIWFEEKLEGAANKRRKQDSGKLTSYLILRKTLKHIAWWVIAIATGLTFVGYFIPIKELVVGFFTFNLPFWPVFWVLFFAGCTYANAGWMRSIVCLHMCPYARFQSAMFDKDTFIVGYDTKRGESRGPRSRKADPKTLGLGDCIDCNLCVQVCPTGIDIRDGLQYECINCGACIDACDNTMERMGYDKGLISYTTEHRLEGHSTKVMRPKLLGYGTILIIMLGLFFAQIASVDPAGLSVLRDRNQLFRVNNQGLVENTYTLKVINKTQQEQEYKLDVSGLPESTWYGKQTITVDPGEVLNLPISLGVDPEKLSSPVSTIQFILSDNEEFTMEVESRFIKQL; encoded by the coding sequence ATGAGTCAGGATAAAATCGATATCAAAGATGTGACGCCTAAAACCTTTAATCCTAAAACACATAAAGGTAATGGCGATCGATTTAACCCAAGTAACCGAATCTATGTTCGAGAAAGCAAAGGTAAATTCCAACAACTGCGTCGCTATGGCGGTTGGTTCTTACTTTTACTTTTTGCGCTTATTCCATGGATTCCATTTGGTGAACGGCAAGCGATCTTACTCGATATCGGTAACCAGCAGTTCAACTTCTTTGGCACCACGCTCTACCCACAAGATCTTACCCTACTCGCGATCGTATTCATGATTGCCGCATTCGGCCTGTTTTTTATCACCACCTTTTTAGGCCGAGTTTGGTGTGGTTACCTTTGCCCACAAACCGTATGGACCTTCATGTACATCTGGTTCGAAGAGAAACTAGAAGGGGCAGCAAACAAACGAAGAAAACAAGACTCGGGCAAACTGACGAGTTATTTAATCCTCAGAAAAACCCTCAAACACATTGCATGGTGGGTGATAGCTATCGCGACGGGCTTAACCTTTGTTGGTTACTTTATCCCAATCAAAGAGTTAGTGGTTGGCTTCTTTACCTTTAACTTGCCTTTCTGGCCGGTATTCTGGGTACTGTTCTTTGCAGGATGTACTTATGCGAATGCGGGGTGGATGCGTTCAATCGTTTGCCTACACATGTGCCCTTACGCTCGCTTTCAATCTGCCATGTTTGATAAAGACACCTTTATCGTCGGTTACGATACCAAGCGAGGTGAAAGCCGAGGGCCTCGCTCCCGTAAAGCCGATCCCAAGACACTGGGTCTTGGTGACTGTATTGACTGCAATCTGTGTGTACAAGTGTGCCCTACCGGAATCGATATCCGTGACGGCCTGCAATACGAGTGCATTAACTGTGGCGCCTGTATTGATGCCTGTGACAACACCATGGAACGCATGGGCTACGACAAAGGCCTGATCAGCTACACGACTGAGCACAGGCTTGAAGGACACTCAACGAAGGTTATGCGTCCTAAATTGCTTGGCTATGGAACGATATTAATCATTATGCTCGGCTTGTTCTTCGCTCAAATTGCGAGTGTTGATCCAGCAGGACTGAGCGTACTGCGAGATAGAAATCAACTGTTCAGAGTCAATAATCAAGGACTCGTTGAAAACACCTACACCCTAAAAGTGATCAACAAAACCCAGCAAGAGCAAGAATATAAGCTTGACGTGAGTGGGCTTCCAGAATCAACCTGGTACGGTAAGCAAACCATCACCGTTGACCCTGGCGAGGTTTTAAACTTACCGATCAGTTTAGGGGTCGACCCAGAAAAACTGAGCTCACCCGTTTCGACAATTCAGTTTATACTCTCGGATAATGAAGAGTTTACGATGGAAGTCGAAAGCCGCTTTATTAAGCAGCTCTGA
- a CDS encoding serine/threonine protein kinase: MTMQAFNFDKLTPDFMWYALESIGVRAESGLLALNSYENRVYQFTDEDRKRYVVKFYRPQRWNKAQIQEEHDFALELIEQEMPIAPPMRVNGATLHEYQGYLFTLFESVGGRQYEVDNLDQLEGVGRFLGRIHKASAGRTFQHRPTICLDEYLYQPRQILENSQFIPTHLENAFFNDIDLLIKEIESQWPTNTENIRLHGDCHPGNILWRDGPMFVDLDDSRNGPAIQDLWMLLNGERQDKLMQLDILLESYQEFCDFNPSQLKLIEPLRGLRMVHYMAWLAKRWHDPAFPLAFPWFNDPKYWEQQVLACKEQIATLQEPPLSLMPQW, encoded by the coding sequence ATGACGATGCAAGCCTTTAACTTTGATAAACTGACCCCTGACTTCATGTGGTACGCACTGGAGAGTATTGGGGTGCGCGCTGAATCCGGGCTTCTCGCTCTTAACAGCTACGAAAACCGGGTGTATCAATTCACCGATGAAGACCGCAAACGCTACGTCGTTAAATTTTATCGCCCACAGCGTTGGAACAAAGCGCAAATCCAAGAAGAACACGACTTCGCATTAGAACTGATAGAACAGGAGATGCCCATTGCGCCGCCAATGCGCGTGAACGGTGCAACCCTGCATGAATATCAAGGCTATCTGTTTACGCTGTTTGAAAGCGTTGGCGGTCGACAGTATGAAGTCGATAATCTGGATCAGCTAGAAGGCGTAGGACGTTTCCTCGGCCGAATTCATAAGGCGAGCGCTGGAAGAACATTTCAACATCGCCCAACCATCTGTCTTGACGAGTATTTGTATCAACCACGTCAGATATTAGAAAACTCTCAATTCATCCCGACACATCTAGAAAACGCCTTCTTTAATGACATCGACCTTCTAATCAAAGAGATCGAGAGCCAGTGGCCAACCAACACTGAAAACATTCGACTGCATGGTGACTGCCACCCAGGTAATATCTTGTGGCGCGATGGACCAATGTTCGTCGATCTTGATGATTCGCGTAACGGCCCTGCAATACAAGATCTGTGGATGCTGCTAAACGGTGAACGCCAAGACAAGCTGATGCAACTGGATATCTTGTTAGAGAGTTATCAGGAGTTTTGTGACTTTAATCCATCACAACTGAAACTAATCGAACCTCTACGCGGTCTACGTATGGTGCACTACATGGCATGGCTAGCGAAAAGATGGCACGATCCTGCTTTTCCTTTGGCCTTCCCTTGGTTTAATGATCCTAAGTATTGGGAGCAACAAGTACTTGCTTGTAAAGAGCAAATTGCTACCCTGCAAGAACCACCACTTTCGTTAATGCCTCAGTGGTAA
- a CDS encoding thiol:disulfide interchange protein DsbA/DsbL, translating to MKKLFAFFSLIMLSLSAHAAKFNEGEHYKVLDLEASKHPVVTEFFSFYCPHCNSFEPIIQQLKQQLPKDAKLQKNHVSFMGGNMGLPMSKAYATMIALKVEDKMIPVMFNRIHNMNKPPRDEKELRQIFLDEGIDAKKFDAAYNGFAVDSMVRRFDKAFKDSGLSGVPSVVVNNHYLVNAQSINSLDEYFELVNFLLKK from the coding sequence ATGAAAAAGCTCTTCGCATTTTTCTCATTGATCATGTTAAGCCTTTCAGCGCATGCTGCGAAATTTAACGAAGGTGAACACTATAAAGTCCTCGATCTGGAAGCGTCAAAGCACCCAGTCGTGACGGAGTTTTTCTCTTTTTACTGCCCGCACTGTAATAGCTTTGAACCTATCATCCAGCAGTTAAAACAGCAGTTACCTAAAGACGCTAAGCTACAAAAAAATCATGTTTCATTCATGGGCGGTAATATGGGATTACCGATGAGCAAAGCTTACGCGACCATGATTGCACTAAAAGTTGAAGACAAAATGATACCGGTGATGTTTAACCGTATCCACAATATGAACAAACCTCCACGAGATGAGAAAGAGCTTCGTCAAATTTTCCTAGACGAAGGTATCGATGCCAAAAAATTCGATGCTGCATATAATGGCTTTGCGGTAGATTCAATGGTTCGTCGCTTCGACAAAGCATTCAAAGATAGCGGTCTTTCAGGCGTTCCATCTGTTGTTGTCAATAACCATTACTTGGTTAATGCACAAAGTATCAACAGTCTAGATGAATATTTTGAGTTGGTTAACTTCCTATTGAAAAAATAA
- a CDS encoding DUF2860 domain-containing protein: protein MKIKITLLAISTAASPAFAKLADEQGFSGEISINTGVTSSTSNFNPNADSTLLSNTQKASSERTFIVAPLGTVAYTFGEKLNHQVYTGTARDDVATGTVVLEVGYKYQRESGMIIDASVLPTIMSGETWADPYNTASPRTKTDETGNAFRLKLSSIAGSAFSLDMAYATKDVDKDDIQEQELKRDANTLYLKGQYRLPLSRTMMLIPSIIYQTRAADGKAESYDQFGGEVSLFGGLGRHQYALTAGYNQRYYDARNPIYDKKRNDDNINLFAAYEYDQFMNWENWSFVSLAGYGTSESNITFYDESQYLVSVGLNYKF from the coding sequence ATAAAAATAAAAATTACACTGCTCGCAATCAGCACGGCGGCTTCACCAGCCTTTGCTAAACTTGCGGACGAACAAGGTTTTAGTGGTGAAATATCTATCAATACTGGGGTAACCTCTTCCACCTCAAATTTTAATCCCAACGCTGATAGCACCCTCTTATCCAATACACAAAAAGCCTCTTCAGAGAGAACATTTATTGTCGCACCTTTAGGCACAGTGGCTTACACCTTCGGTGAGAAACTAAACCATCAGGTCTATACAGGGACTGCTCGTGACGACGTGGCAACCGGTACTGTCGTGCTAGAGGTTGGCTATAAATATCAACGAGAGTCAGGCATGATCATCGACGCTTCCGTTCTGCCAACCATCATGTCAGGAGAAACTTGGGCCGATCCATACAATACGGCATCACCTCGCACGAAAACCGATGAAACGGGTAATGCCTTTCGTTTGAAGCTCAGTAGTATTGCGGGCTCCGCTTTCTCGTTAGACATGGCCTATGCGACCAAAGATGTCGACAAGGATGATATTCAAGAGCAAGAGCTCAAACGAGATGCAAATACTCTCTATTTGAAAGGTCAATACCGCCTGCCACTAAGTCGTACCATGATGCTTATCCCATCGATCATCTACCAAACAAGAGCTGCCGACGGTAAAGCTGAGTCTTACGACCAATTCGGTGGTGAGGTAAGCTTGTTTGGTGGCTTGGGTCGTCATCAGTACGCATTGACGGCAGGATACAACCAACGATATTACGATGCCCGCAACCCAATTTATGATAAGAAACGCAACGACGACAACATCAACCTATTCGCCGCCTATGAGTATGACCAATTCATGAACTGGGAAAACTGGTCGTTTGTCTCTCTTGCCGGTTACGGCACCAGCGAATCAAATATAACCTTCTACGATGAATCACAATACCTCGTTTCAGTCGGCCTGAACTACAAGTTCTGA
- the cydX gene encoding cytochrome bd-I oxidase subunit CydX has product MWYFAWILGVLLACAFGIINALWLEHSEMMDKDSE; this is encoded by the coding sequence ATGTGGTATTTCGCATGGATTCTAGGTGTACTACTTGCTTGTGCATTCGGTATCATCAACGCTCTTTGGTTAGAGCACTCAGAAATGATGGATAAAGACAGTGAGTAA
- the cydB gene encoding cytochrome d ubiquinol oxidase subunit II — translation MFDYEILRSIWWVLIGVLLVGFAITDGFDMGVGALVPIIGKNDTQRRVMINSIAPHWDGNQVWLITAGGALFAAWPLVYATSFSGFYLAMILTLAALWLRPIGLDYRSKIEDKKWRDTWDICISISGFVPPIIFGVAFGNLLQGVPFQLNEFLMPTYHGSFFGLLNPFALLCGLVSLFMILMQGATWLQMKTTGEVHTRARNVAQLTGLLTVVAFVVAGFWIQSIEGYVIVGGIDTAAASNPLNKEVIREAGAWMNNFEAYPLLWAAPVLGVAMPLLAVLASRLEKCGIAFLTSSLGNAGVIFTAGIAMFPFVMPSDLMPSQSLTMWDATSSELTLNLMTGVAFVMVPIILAYTSWTYYKMFGRLDDQFIEENKNSLY, via the coding sequence GTGTTTGATTACGAAATCTTGCGATCCATCTGGTGGGTACTGATCGGTGTTCTACTAGTTGGCTTTGCAATTACTGACGGTTTCGATATGGGTGTGGGCGCACTTGTACCTATTATCGGTAAAAACGACACGCAACGTCGTGTAATGATTAACTCGATCGCACCTCACTGGGATGGTAACCAAGTATGGCTTATCACTGCTGGTGGTGCATTGTTCGCAGCATGGCCTTTGGTTTACGCGACATCGTTCTCTGGTTTCTACCTAGCGATGATCCTAACTCTAGCGGCACTTTGGCTACGTCCAATCGGTCTTGATTACCGTTCAAAGATTGAAGATAAAAAATGGCGTGACACTTGGGATATCTGTATCTCAATCAGTGGTTTCGTTCCACCAATCATCTTTGGTGTAGCGTTTGGTAACCTTCTACAAGGTGTTCCATTCCAGTTGAATGAATTCCTAATGCCAACGTACCACGGTTCATTCTTTGGTCTACTAAACCCATTTGCTCTGCTATGTGGTCTAGTAAGCTTGTTCATGATCCTGATGCAAGGTGCAACTTGGCTTCAAATGAAGACAACTGGCGAAGTACATACTCGTGCTCGTAACGTAGCTCAGCTTACTGGTCTACTAACAGTGGTTGCATTTGTGGTTGCTGGTTTCTGGATCCAAAGCATCGAAGGCTACGTTATCGTAGGTGGTATCGACACTGCAGCGGCTTCTAACCCTCTAAACAAAGAGGTTATCCGTGAAGCTGGTGCGTGGATGAACAACTTCGAAGCTTACCCACTACTATGGGCTGCACCTGTACTAGGTGTTGCTATGCCGCTTCTAGCTGTATTGGCATCTCGCCTAGAGAAGTGTGGTATCGCGTTCCTAACGTCAAGCCTTGGTAACGCTGGTGTTATCTTTACTGCTGGTATCGCAATGTTCCCATTCGTAATGCCTTCAGACCTAATGCCAAGCCAAAGTCTGACAATGTGGGATGCAACTTCATCTGAACTGACTTTGAACCTAATGACAGGCGTAGCGTTTGTTATGGTTCCAATCATCCTAGCTTACACGTCTTGGACTTACTACAAGATGTTTGGCCGCTTGGATGACCAGTTCATCGAAGAAAACAAAAACTCACTATACTAA
- a CDS encoding cytochrome ubiquinol oxidase subunit I, which translates to MIDVVDLSRFQFALTAMYHFLFVPLTLGMVFLLAIMESMYVLTNKQIYKDMTKFWGKLFGINFALGVATGLTMEFQFGTNWSYYSHYVGDIFGAPLAIEALVAFFLESTFVGLFFFGWDRLSKHQHLAVTWLVALGSNFSALWILIANGWMQNPVGAEFNFESMRMEMMSFADVVLNPVAQVKFVHTVASGYTCGAMFVLGISSYYLLKGRDVAFARRSFAIAASFGMAAILFTIVLGDESGYELGEVQKVKLAAVEAEWHTEPAPAALSLFGLPNQETMNTNYVIKIPYIMGIIATRSFDEKVTGLHDLREEHVDRIRTGIYAYELLEKLRAGDKSEANMTAFDEVKGDLGYGLLLKRYTDKVVDATEDQIQAAADDSIPTVWPLFWSLRIMVACGFIMLFGFGASFIQTCRQKIEQKPWILKAALFSIPLPWIAIEAGWFVSEYGRQPWAVNEILPVHVAASALTTSEIWTSLFAILALYTTFLIAEAYLMVKFARKGPSSLKTGRYHFEQNADSVEDKVSRQIEA; encoded by the coding sequence ATGATTGACGTAGTTGATCTGTCGCGGTTTCAGTTTGCACTGACAGCGATGTATCACTTCCTATTCGTACCATTGACTCTCGGTATGGTCTTTCTTTTGGCCATTATGGAATCGATGTACGTATTGACGAACAAGCAAATCTACAAGGACATGACCAAGTTCTGGGGTAAGCTGTTCGGTATTAACTTTGCACTGGGTGTGGCTACTGGTCTTACCATGGAGTTCCAGTTTGGTACGAACTGGTCATACTACTCCCACTATGTAGGTGACATCTTCGGTGCCCCACTGGCGATCGAAGCACTGGTTGCTTTCTTCCTTGAGTCAACTTTTGTTGGCCTATTCTTCTTCGGATGGGATCGTTTATCAAAACATCAACACTTAGCTGTAACCTGGTTGGTTGCTCTGGGTTCTAACTTCTCTGCACTTTGGATTCTTATTGCGAACGGCTGGATGCAAAACCCAGTTGGCGCTGAGTTCAACTTTGAATCTATGCGTATGGAAATGATGAGCTTCGCAGACGTTGTACTAAACCCTGTAGCGCAAGTTAAATTTGTACACACAGTCGCGTCTGGTTACACGTGTGGTGCAATGTTCGTTCTAGGTATTAGTTCTTACTACTTATTAAAAGGCCGTGATGTGGCGTTCGCTCGTCGTTCGTTCGCTATCGCAGCTTCTTTCGGTATGGCAGCAATCTTGTTTACTATCGTGCTAGGAGATGAATCTGGTTACGAACTTGGTGAAGTTCAAAAAGTGAAGTTAGCAGCAGTAGAAGCTGAATGGCACACAGAGCCAGCACCAGCGGCTCTCTCCTTGTTTGGTTTACCGAACCAAGAAACAATGAACACCAATTACGTAATTAAGATCCCTTACATAATGGGTATCATCGCGACACGTTCATTTGACGAGAAAGTAACAGGTCTACATGACTTACGTGAAGAGCACGTTGACCGTATCCGTACCGGTATATACGCATACGAATTGCTTGAAAAACTGCGTGCAGGCGACAAGTCTGAAGCAAACATGACTGCATTTGACGAAGTGAAAGGTGACCTAGGTTACGGTCTACTTCTAAAACGTTACACAGACAAGGTTGTTGACGCGACTGAAGACCAAATCCAAGCCGCTGCGGATGATTCAATCCCAACAGTATGGCCGCTATTCTGGTCGCTCCGTATCATGGTTGCGTGTGGCTTCATCATGCTATTCGGATTTGGTGCGTCATTCATCCAAACATGTCGTCAGAAGATCGAACAGAAACCATGGATTCTTAAAGCTGCATTGTTCAGTATTCCACTTCCATGGATTGCTATCGAAGCAGGTTGGTTCGTTTCTGAGTATGGTCGTCAACCGTGGGCTGTAAATGAAATCCTACCGGTACACGTTGCTGCTTCAGCACTGACAACAAGTGAAATCTGGACTTCACTATTTGCAATCCTAGCACTATACACCACATTCCTAATTGCAGAAGCATACCTAATGGTGAAATTCGCTCGTAAAGGTCCAAGCAGCCTGAAAACTGGTCGCTACCACTTCGAGCAAAACGCTGACTCTGTTGAAGACAAAGTTAGTCGCCAAATAGAAGCGTAA